The following proteins are encoded in a genomic region of Tenebrio molitor chromosome 7, icTenMoli1.1, whole genome shotgun sequence:
- the LOC138134947 gene encoding odorant receptor 42b-like, with the protein MCGGRLDSSKEGPIIYIFFTIPVPTLAAIHLLADKDVDLTQVYDSSLFQLGCFIFKLVPFVFNVDNVRDSIYMLELPIFNNYTTEQEKILEKCVKTCKRNTWLFLGFCVVAFLTWAAKPFFQHGRIGDGAIANGVIDPLVSGLACYATMQLKVLKDNLQHLREHAEEEFYAKYQHNIDLSEQEEVINKIIYNRIVKCIDHHVAIFNFIQCYEKLYSSVVFTQFTAAVVVVCISCLQLSRVEPFTFTFFAMISFLLTMLLEIFLYCYFGTILYEESNSLTTAIYMGRWYDYDLKSKKALIVLMERSKRPMIVTAGKILDLSLVTFTTVISSTYLIKINTDDFEIHLQKSELVLTLMTCKSHKSKTFLIKIFSYSK; encoded by the exons ATGTGTGGTGGTAGATTGGACTCTAGTAAAGAAGGTCCTATAA tctacatttttttcaccATTCCGGTTCCAACTCTGGCAGCAATCCATTTGTTGGCCGACAAGGATGTTGATCTGACCCAAGTATACGACAGTTCATTGTTTCAACTCGGTTGCTTCATCTTCAAATTAGTCCCATTCGTGTTCAATGTCGACAACGTCAGAGACAGCATCTACATGTTGGAGTTGCCAATTTTCAACAACTACACCACGgaacaggagaaaattctcgaAAAGTGTGTCAAGACGTGCAAGAGAAATACTTGGCTATTTTTGGGATTCTGTGTGGTCGCGTTTCTTACTTGGGCTGCAAAACCTTTTTTTCAACATGGTC GAATAGGAGATGGTGCTATTGCAAACGGAGTCATTGATCCTCTAGTATCTGGACTAGCTTGCTACGCCACTATGCAACTCAAAGTCTTGAAAGATAATTTACAACATCTCAGAGAACATGCAGAAGAGGAATTTTATGCGAAGTATCAGCACAACATCGATTTATCTGAACAGGAAGAagttataaacaaaataatttacaatagGATTGTAAAATGTATTGACCACCATGTCGCAATTTTCAA TTTCATACAATGCTACGAGAAACTTTACTCATCTGTAGTATTTACTCAATTTACAGCAGCAGTTGTTGTAGTTTGCATTTCTTGCTTGCAGCTAAGTAGG GTTGAaccttttacttttacatttttcgcCATGATCTCGTTCTTACTCACTATGCTTTTggaaatatttctttattgCTATTTTGGAACCATTTTATACGAAGAG AGCAACAGTTTAACAACTGCAATTTATATGGGAAGGTGGTACGATTACGATTTAAAGTCGAAAAAAGCTTTAATAGTTTTAATGGAACGTTCAAAAAGACCAATGATTGTTACAGCTGGAAAAATTTTGGATCTGTCGCTTGTAACATTTACAACGGTAATATCTAGTACCTacctaattaaaataaatacagatgattttgaaatacaCTTACAAAAAAGTGAATTGGTCTTAACACTCATGACGTGTAAAAGTCATAAATCAAAAACTTTCCTAATCAAAATCTTTTCTTATTCGaagtaa
- the LOC138135284 gene encoding histidine triad nucleotide-binding protein 1-like: MILRKILMSSNICGNTKQLLPIMCNFVRYKSSEVEKSQRTSYAKQQTTIFDKIIAKEIPSDIIYEDDKCLAFNDVNPQAPVHFLVIPKRRIPMLDDISDNDRDILGELIIRAQQLAKERLPNGYRLVINNGKQGCQSVYHLHIHILGGRQLTWPPG; the protein is encoded by the exons AtgattttaagaaaaatacttATGAGTTCAAATATTTGTGGCAACACCAAGCAGTTGTTGCCGATAATGTGCAATTTTGTTAGATAT AAATCTTCTGAAGTCGAAAAATCACAACGAACGTCGTATGCGAAGCAGCAGACTACTATATTCGACAAAATTATTGCCAAAGAGATTCCTTCTGATATAATTTATGAGGATGATAAGTGTTTGGCATTTAATGATGTCAACCCGCAAGCACCAGTTCATTTTTTAGTGATACCAAAGCGGCGAATTCCAATGCTAGATGATATAAGCGATAACGACAGAGAC ATATTGGGTGAACTAATCATACGAGCACAGCAACTAGCTAAAGAACGCCTTCCGAATGGGTACCGACTAGTAATTAATAATGGAAAACAAGGTTGTCAGTCAGTGTATCACCTacacatacatattttaggaGGGCGCCAACTTACTTGGCCACCAGGCTAA